The following are encoded in a window of Chloroflexota bacterium genomic DNA:
- the mazG gene encoding nucleoside triphosphate pyrophosphohydrolase: protein MTPFEEFVQIIARLRAPDGCPWDRAQTPQTLRRYLLEEAYEALEAIDLDDPRRLKEELGDVLLQIVLQAQIAGETGQFTIDDVIAHIHAKMIRRHPHVFGDQQGATVEEIEANWETIKRAEKSHDAPAEVTSFLNDIPKGLPALTEAEDMQQRAARVDLWNGDAADAAWRTGQALNRLREHQDAESLGEALFMLVDQARRAGLDAESALREANRRFGRSLG from the coding sequence ATGACCCCGTTTGAAGAGTTCGTGCAGATCATTGCGCGCCTGCGCGCGCCCGACGGCTGCCCGTGGGACCGCGCGCAGACGCCGCAGACGCTGCGCCGCTACCTGCTGGAAGAGGCGTACGAGGCGCTCGAGGCGATTGACCTGGACGACCCGCGCCGGCTCAAAGAAGAGCTGGGCGACGTGCTGCTGCAGATCGTGCTGCAGGCGCAGATTGCCGGCGAGACCGGCCAGTTTACGATCGACGATGTGATCGCGCACATCCACGCCAAGATGATCCGGCGGCACCCGCATGTCTTTGGCGACCAGCAGGGCGCAACGGTCGAGGAGATCGAGGCGAACTGGGAGACGATCAAGCGCGCCGAGAAGTCGCACGACGCGCCGGCCGAGGTCACGTCGTTCCTGAACGACATACCCAAAGGACTGCCGGCGCTGACCGAGGCGGAGGACATGCAGCAGCGCGCCGCGCGCGTCGACCTGTGGAACGGCGACGCGGCCGACGCCGCTTGGCGCACCGGCCAGGCGCTCAACCGCCTGCGCGAGCACCAGGACGCCGAATCGCTCGGCGAGGCGTTGTTCATGCTCGTCGACCAGGCGCGCCGGGCGGGGCTGGACGCCGAATCGGCGCTGCGCGAGGCGAACCGGCGCTTCGGCCGCTCACTGGGCTAG
- the groL gene encoding chaperonin GroEL (60 kDa chaperone family; promotes refolding of misfolded polypeptides especially under stressful conditions; forms two stacked rings of heptamers to form a barrel-shaped 14mer; ends can be capped by GroES; misfolded proteins enter the barrel where they are refolded when GroES binds): MAKQIAFSEEARRQLKIGVDTLANAVKTTLGPKGRNVALDKKFGAPTVTHDGVTVAKEIELQDPYQNMGAQLLKEAATKTNDVAGDGTTTATVLAQAIVTEGLKNLAAGANPMMLKHGIEKGAQAVVKAIRESATKVEDKEQIANVAAISAADAEIGSLIADVMDKVGKDGVITVEESKGLQFETEYVEGMQFDRGYISPYFITNAERMETELTDPYVLITDKKISAATDIVPIMEKLIQTGKREFVVIAEDVDGEALATMVLNKLRGTFNCLAIKAPGFGDRRKEMLRDISILTGGQVITEEMGRKLETVTVADLGKARKVSADKDNTTIVEGKGIEKEIKGRIEQIKAQIETTTSDYDREKLQERLAKLAGGVAIIRVGAATETELKEKKHRVEDALSATRAAVEEGIVPGGGVALINAIKALDSVKMGAEDEQTGVTILRRALEAPLQMIAENAGQDGAVILQSVRRAQKEGNNINIGFNVISGEYQDMLKMGIIDPAKVTRSAVENAASIAAMILTTEALVTDIPEKEKGPSAPPMPDY, translated from the coding sequence ATGGCGAAGCAAATCGCATTTTCGGAAGAAGCGCGCCGGCAACTGAAGATCGGCGTGGATACACTGGCCAACGCCGTCAAGACGACGCTCGGGCCCAAGGGCCGCAACGTCGCGCTGGACAAGAAGTTCGGCGCGCCGACCGTCACGCATGATGGCGTCACCGTTGCGAAGGAAATCGAGCTGCAGGATCCGTACCAGAACATGGGCGCCCAGCTCCTCAAGGAAGCCGCCACGAAGACGAACGACGTCGCGGGCGACGGCACCACCACCGCCACCGTGCTGGCGCAGGCGATCGTGACCGAGGGCCTGAAGAACCTGGCCGCGGGCGCCAACCCGATGATGCTGAAGCACGGCATCGAAAAGGGCGCGCAGGCCGTCGTCAAGGCGATCCGCGAAAGCGCCACCAAAGTCGAAGACAAAGAGCAGATCGCCAACGTCGCGGCCATCTCCGCCGCCGACGCGGAAATCGGCTCGCTGATTGCGGACGTGATGGACAAGGTGGGCAAGGACGGCGTCATTACCGTCGAAGAGTCGAAGGGCCTGCAGTTCGAGACCGAATACGTCGAGGGCATGCAGTTCGACCGCGGCTACATCTCGCCCTACTTCATCACCAATGCCGAGCGCATGGAGACCGAGCTGACCGACCCGTACGTGCTGATTACCGACAAGAAGATCAGCGCGGCGACCGATATCGTCCCGATCATGGAGAAGCTGATCCAGACCGGCAAGCGCGAGTTCGTCGTGATCGCGGAAGACGTCGATGGCGAGGCGCTGGCGACGATGGTGCTGAACAAGCTGCGCGGCACGTTCAATTGCCTCGCGATCAAGGCGCCGGGCTTCGGCGACCGCCGCAAGGAAATGCTGCGCGACATCTCGATCCTGACGGGCGGCCAGGTCATCACCGAAGAAATGGGCCGCAAGCTGGAGACCGTGACCGTGGCGGACCTGGGCAAGGCGCGCAAGGTGTCGGCCGACAAGGACAACACCACGATCGTCGAGGGCAAGGGCATCGAGAAGGAGATCAAGGGCCGCATCGAGCAGATCAAGGCCCAGATCGAGACGACGACCAGCGACTACGACCGCGAGAAGCTGCAGGAGCGCCTGGCGAAGCTGGCCGGCGGCGTCGCGATCATCCGCGTCGGCGCGGCCACCGAGACCGAACTGAAGGAAAAGAAGCACCGCGTCGAGGATGCGCTGAGCGCGACCCGCGCGGCCGTCGAGGAAGGCATCGTGCCCGGCGGCGGCGTGGCCTTGATCAACGCGATCAAGGCGCTGGACAGCGTGAAGATGGGCGCCGAGGACGAGCAGACCGGCGTGACGATTCTGCGCCGTGCGCTCGAGGCGCCACTGCAGATGATCGCCGAGAATGCCGGCCAGGACGGCGCGGTGATTCTGCAGAGCGTCCGCCGCGCGCAGAAGGAAGGCAACAACATCAACATCGGCTTCAACGTCATCAGCGGCGAGTACCAGGACATGCTGAAGATGGGTATCATCGACCCGGCCAAGGTCACCCGCTCGGCCGTCGAGAATGCGGCTTCCATCGCGGCGATGATCCTGACGACCGAAGCACTGGTCACGGACATCCCGGAGAAGGAAAAGGGTCCGTCGGCTCCGCCGATGCCCGATTACTAA
- the groES gene encoding co-chaperone GroES → MNLKPLGDRVIVEPLEKDEVTASGIYLPETAKEKPQEGLILAIGPGRLDDSGKRVAMEVATGDKVIYAKYSGTEVKLGEKKYLILSEKDILATITN, encoded by the coding sequence ATGAACCTGAAGCCCCTTGGTGATCGCGTGATTGTCGAGCCGTTAGAGAAGGATGAGGTGACGGCGAGCGGCATCTATCTGCCCGAAACGGCGAAGGAAAAGCCGCAGGAAGGCTTGATTCTGGCTATCGGCCCCGGCCGCCTGGACGACAGCGGCAAGCGCGTCGCGATGGAAGTGGCCACCGGCGACAAGGTGATATACGCCAAATACTCGGGCACCGAAGTCAAACTCGGCGAAAAGAAGTACTTGATCCTGTCCGAGAAAGACATTCTCGCGACTATCACTAACTAG